One genomic window of Halorhabdus sp. CBA1104 includes the following:
- a CDS encoding ABC transporter permease subunit encodes MTDQRRRTLSVAQRSFESVLRNRTLVVVAVGYALAIVGFAWVSSGGGYLALSLNLLTPLEVLVPLVAFAVGYHSILGDRTRGELAVFRTYPLSGRSYVLGVYLGRLAALLVAVLVPLVLASGVVVFFQEESVSVIASHGTVDTPIAYVRLFVLTAAFAATALAVAIGVSALAGSRASGIALSMGAVLTLLVGLDFGLVAGLATDLIGAGTLEALLAVSPLSAFRGLVLELVVAPIAAEPIAGGVHPVWAMLGLAMWTIGPLAVASRFVFR; translated from the coding sequence ATGACTGACCAGCGCCGGCGAACCCTGTCGGTCGCCCAGCGATCCTTCGAGTCAGTCTTGCGAAATCGAACGCTCGTTGTTGTCGCTGTAGGGTACGCCCTCGCGATAGTCGGGTTCGCCTGGGTGAGCAGTGGTGGCGGGTATCTCGCCCTCTCGCTCAATCTGTTGACGCCACTGGAAGTGCTGGTCCCACTGGTTGCTTTCGCCGTCGGGTATCACTCGATTCTGGGCGATCGCACTCGCGGGGAACTCGCCGTCTTCCGGACCTACCCGCTCTCCGGTCGGTCCTACGTCCTCGGCGTGTATCTGGGTCGGCTGGCCGCGCTGCTGGTCGCCGTGTTGGTACCACTTGTCCTTGCCTCGGGCGTCGTTGTGTTCTTCCAGGAAGAGTCCGTCTCGGTTATCGCATCTCACGGGACCGTCGACACGCCCATCGCCTACGTCCGGTTGTTCGTACTGACAGCCGCTTTCGCCGCGACAGCCCTGGCGGTCGCGATCGGCGTCTCCGCGCTGGCTGGGTCCCGCGCTAGCGGAATCGCACTGTCGATGGGCGCTGTCCTCACACTCTTGGTGGGCCTTGACTTCGGCCTCGTCGCTGGACTCGCCACTGACCTGATCGGGGCTGGAACACTCGAGGCGCTCCTTGCGGTCAGTCCCCTCTCGGCGTTCCGGGGGCTCGTGCTGGAACTCGTCGTAGCCCCGATCGCTGCCGAGCCCATCGCCGGCGGTGTTCATCCAGTCTGGGCGATGCTCGGATTGGCCATGTGGACGATCGGCCCGTTGGCGGTCGCGAGTCGGTTCGTCTTCCGGTAG
- a CDS encoding alpha/beta fold hydrolase → MKLRTALGAAIGTAGVATGINRLLSREAGELEAPFPGVSGTYHWRGFEVAYTEAGDPDDPDLLAVHGVSAASSSREFVDVIEALSKDYHVVAPDLPGFGRSDRPPLLYSASLYETFLGDVIDDLVDEPIVVASSLSGAYAAAGSNDTAVESLVLISPTDETMGDGRRPLVRALLRSPVVGTGLFNLLASKPSLRHFHDDHGYADMANLTDETLAYEWRSAHQPGSRYAPASFLGGYLDPDEELGEHLASLDVPITLVWGRDTDTTPVEAGRELADRADARLVVFEDAKLLPHVEHPEKFVDVVTGDFDA, encoded by the coding sequence ATGAAGCTTCGAACGGCCCTGGGGGCTGCCATCGGGACCGCCGGTGTGGCAACGGGGATCAACCGACTACTCAGTCGCGAAGCGGGCGAACTCGAAGCGCCGTTCCCGGGCGTCTCCGGGACGTACCACTGGCGCGGCTTCGAGGTCGCGTACACGGAAGCCGGTGACCCGGACGATCCGGACCTCCTGGCGGTACACGGTGTTTCGGCCGCTTCCTCCAGTCGCGAGTTCGTCGACGTGATCGAAGCCCTCTCGAAAGATTATCACGTCGTTGCGCCCGACCTCCCTGGATTCGGTCGCTCGGATCGCCCGCCACTACTGTACTCGGCGTCGCTCTACGAGACGTTCCTCGGTGACGTGATCGACGATCTCGTCGACGAACCGATAGTCGTCGCGTCGTCGCTTTCGGGTGCGTACGCGGCCGCCGGATCGAACGACACAGCAGTCGAGTCGCTGGTGTTGATCAGCCCGACCGACGAGACGATGGGCGACGGACGGCGGCCCTTGGTGCGGGCGCTGTTGCGATCGCCGGTCGTCGGTACCGGCCTGTTCAATCTGCTGGCCAGCAAGCCGAGCTTGCGACACTTCCACGACGACCACGGCTATGCGGACATGGCCAATCTCACGGACGAGACGCTGGCTTACGAGTGGCGGAGTGCCCACCAGCCGGGCAGTCGCTATGCCCCTGCCTCTTTTCTCGGGGGGTATCTCGACCCCGACGAGGAACTCGGCGAGCACCTCGCGTCTCTCGACGTGCCGATCACCCTCGTGTGGGGACGAGACACCGACACGACCCCGGTCGAGGCTGGACGGGAACTCGCCGACCGGGCGGACGCACGCCTCGTCGTCTTCGAGGACGCGAAACTCCTCCCCCACGTCGAGCATCCCGAGAAATTCGTCGACGTGGTGACTGGCGACTTCGACGCCTGA
- a CDS encoding cytochrome c biogenesis CcdA family protein — protein MSTIALGATVSFAFGAGITTFFAPCAYPLLPGYVGYYLRERPAEAKSPVTGALLGGVAASVGIVATFAVLGALTATIGQTLTQYVSTLEVGVGLTLVVLGVITLAEWSPGWRVRLPQRRATITGFAAFGGLYAIAATGCLAPVFLGLVSQALTFSVPGTIAVLGAYATGMAVMMIAATVAIAVGVDAGRARLPGVAERASQLAGVVLVIAGGAQIVLAVFVYS, from the coding sequence ATGAGCACGATCGCGTTGGGGGCCACGGTCTCGTTCGCGTTCGGGGCCGGCATCACGACGTTCTTTGCACCGTGTGCGTACCCACTCTTGCCGGGATACGTCGGCTATTACTTGCGTGAGCGCCCGGCCGAGGCGAAATCACCAGTTACCGGCGCGCTCTTGGGTGGGGTCGCTGCGAGTGTCGGAATCGTTGCGACGTTCGCTGTGCTTGGCGCATTGACGGCGACAATCGGCCAGACGTTGACCCAGTACGTCTCGACGCTGGAGGTGGGTGTCGGACTCACGTTGGTCGTCCTCGGCGTCATCACGCTCGCCGAGTGGTCGCCCGGCTGGCGAGTCAGGCTCCCACAACGGCGGGCGACGATCACTGGCTTCGCTGCTTTCGGTGGGCTGTACGCCATCGCCGCGACCGGCTGTCTCGCCCCGGTTTTCCTGGGGCTCGTCTCCCAGGCGCTAACGTTCTCCGTGCCCGGGACGATCGCCGTACTCGGTGCCTATGCAACCGGGATGGCCGTCATGATGATTGCAGCGACAGTCGCTATCGCCGTCGGCGTCGATGCTGGGCGCGCTCGCCTGCCGGGTGTTGCTGAACGGGCAAGCCAACTCGCTGGTGTCGTGCTCGTGATCGCCGGGGGTGCCCAGATTGTCCTCGCGGTGTTCGTGTATAGTTGA
- a CDS encoding TlpA disulfide reductase family protein, whose amino-acid sequence MRRRDLLAGVGGAAVVATGGYVALSGTSGDVDPVAVDLFETAASPGGTMQVPTPGEVTVLDLFATTCPPCVPALDALSDAQGDASEVQFVSVTSEYLGGGRTRADVIDWWADHGGPWPVGYDEQGRLMQQLDVGSLPHTVVIDSGGNAAWSHTGVPDANRVREAIEQVR is encoded by the coding sequence GTGCGACGCCGAGACTTGCTTGCCGGAGTTGGCGGGGCAGCGGTCGTCGCTACCGGCGGCTACGTTGCTCTCTCGGGGACCAGTGGAGACGTCGATCCAGTTGCCGTCGATCTGTTCGAGACCGCCGCCAGCCCAGGCGGGACGATGCAGGTTCCGACTCCCGGCGAGGTGACCGTTCTGGACCTCTTTGCGACGACCTGCCCACCCTGTGTCCCAGCGCTCGACGCGCTGAGCGATGCCCAGGGTGACGCCAGTGAGGTCCAGTTCGTCTCGGTCACCAGTGAGTATCTCGGCGGCGGCCGGACGCGTGCAGACGTCATCGACTGGTGGGCCGACCACGGCGGACCCTGGCCAGTCGGGTACGACGAACAAGGTCGTCTCATGCAACAGCTCGATGTCGGCTCGCTGCCCCACACCGTCGTGATCGACTCCGGAGGGAACGCCGCATGGTCACATACCGGTGTCCCGGACGCGAACCGCGTTCGCGAGGCGATCGAGCAGGTTCGCTGA
- a CDS encoding SCO family protein translates to MHRRAYLGSLSGGVAALTAGCLGTSGTAETYLAEPDREYDSSAVQYPAYGQQLPEATIADPIAGEAIETTGGNGDQLLTFFYSHCQTVCPRLISALRGVQAKAIETGMVDNVRFRAVTFDPDRDDAERLRQYAKRMDVSLSENWRFLRPDTPDDAKSIVEDTFGVGFERTHPEDMAQYMFTHFALILLVNADDYVERAYTGKAPQWQPIYEDLQTLRNREG, encoded by the coding sequence GTGCATCGACGCGCGTATCTGGGCTCGCTTTCCGGCGGGGTCGCTGCGCTGACGGCGGGGTGTCTCGGTACCAGCGGCACTGCGGAGACGTATCTCGCCGAACCGGATCGTGAGTACGACTCGTCTGCCGTTCAATATCCCGCGTACGGCCAGCAACTGCCCGAGGCCACCATTGCGGATCCGATTGCTGGCGAGGCGATCGAGACGACGGGCGGTAACGGCGATCAGTTGCTAACGTTCTTTTACAGCCACTGTCAGACGGTCTGTCCGCGGCTCATTTCGGCACTCCGGGGCGTCCAAGCGAAAGCCATCGAAACGGGAATGGTCGACAACGTACGCTTCCGGGCAGTCACGTTCGATCCGGATCGTGACGACGCCGAACGGCTCCGCCAATACGCCAAGCGCATGGACGTGTCGTTGTCCGAAAACTGGCGGTTCCTCCGGCCGGACACGCCGGACGACGCCAAATCCATCGTCGAAGACACCTTCGGCGTCGGCTTCGAGCGGACCCATCCCGAAGACATGGCCCAGTACATGTTCACGCACTTCGCGTTGATCCTGTTGGTCAACGCCGACGATTACGTCGAGCGAGCCTATACCGGGAAAGCCCCACAGTGGCAACCGATCTACGAGGACCTCCAGACCCTTCGCAACCGGGAGGGGTGA
- a CDS encoding nitrous oxide reductase accessory protein NosL, with product MRKGESVIEWGQDLVADVHQASVRSPANGPQTGTQHSSLTRRRVVKLAGAGTAMGLAGCLSAETPAPVALTDGDACDVCGMVIPHHPGPSAEVFYRNKDPSGHENPARFDSTWEAFEYDFQRLDRGWTRAAFYVTDYAAVDYEIFSEGERTLISTHPEAAAFTLAEDVTFVVDSRVEGAMGRDLIGFGTDEAARAFQDEYGGSLATFDDVTRSMIAGLAQR from the coding sequence ATGAGAAAAGGCGAGTCTGTGATCGAATGGGGGCAGGATCTAGTCGCTGACGTCCACCAGGCGTCCGTTCGCTCACCTGCGAATGGGCCACAGACAGGCACGCAACACTCGTCGCTGACGCGGCGGCGCGTAGTCAAACTCGCAGGCGCGGGGACAGCAATGGGACTTGCCGGCTGTTTGAGCGCGGAGACGCCCGCTCCGGTCGCGCTGACTGACGGGGACGCGTGTGACGTCTGTGGGATGGTGATTCCGCACCATCCAGGTCCAAGCGCCGAGGTATTCTACCGGAACAAAGATCCGTCCGGACACGAGAATCCGGCCCGCTTCGATAGTACCTGGGAGGCCTTCGAGTACGACTTCCAGCGACTCGATCGGGGCTGGACGCGGGCGGCCTTCTACGTCACCGATTACGCCGCCGTCGACTACGAGATATTCAGCGAGGGCGAGCGGACACTCATTTCGACACACCCGGAAGCGGCGGCATTCACACTGGCCGAGGACGTCACGTTCGTCGTCGATTCTCGCGTCGAGGGCGCGATGGGCCGTGATCTGATCGGATTCGGCACGGACGAGGCTGCCAGGGCCTTCCAAGACGAGTACGGCGGGTCATTGGCGACGTTCGACGACGTGACACGGTCGATGATCGCGGGACTGGCCCAACGTTGA
- a CDS encoding DUF420 domain-containing protein, which yields MRMSSRLRQLGRERPVAITAVVSAIGYALVAGAFTGMIPLFPALGRDTVLLFGHLIAAVNTAALGAILLGVRYIKRDEVEKHRAAMLVAFALILVFLVLYLWKVGGGFEKSITASGLPKIAYLLMLAVHILLSVVAVPVVLYAVVLGLSHTPAELRDTHHARVGRIAVATWSVSLALGVITYVLLNHVYGWEPRHATVLALVGVRPAVDRIVSALDPTA from the coding sequence ATGCGTATGAGTTCTCGTCTCAGACAGTTGGGTCGTGAGCGCCCTGTTGCCATCACCGCTGTCGTTTCGGCGATCGGGTACGCGCTCGTTGCTGGGGCCTTTACCGGTATGATCCCGCTGTTTCCGGCGCTTGGTCGTGACACTGTGTTGCTGTTTGGCCACCTCATCGCGGCCGTCAACACGGCGGCCCTCGGTGCGATCCTGCTCGGGGTGCGGTACATCAAACGCGACGAAGTCGAAAAACACCGCGCGGCGATGCTCGTGGCCTTTGCCCTGATATTGGTCTTTCTCGTCCTGTACCTCTGGAAAGTCGGTGGCGGCTTCGAGAAGTCGATTACCGCGAGTGGCTTACCCAAGATTGCCTACCTCCTGATGCTCGCCGTTCACATCCTCCTGTCCGTCGTCGCCGTGCCAGTGGTCCTCTATGCGGTCGTCCTCGGACTGTCACATACGCCTGCCGAACTCCGTGACACCCACCACGCTCGCGTCGGTCGGATCGCCGTCGCCACCTGGTCGGTGAGTCTGGCGCTTGGCGTCATCACGTACGTCCTGCTCAATCACGTCTATGGGTGGGAACCACGACATGCAACCGTTCTCGCGTTAGTAGGGGTTCGGCCGGCCGTCGATCGGATCGTGTCGGCACTCGATCCGACCGCGTGA
- a CDS encoding ABC transporter ATP-binding protein translates to MSEDHTSALEVRDITHAYGDVSVLEDVSVTVERGSVVALLGPNGSGKTTLLSIATGLRDPDSGSVSRRQAAARTVGYVPQRPAFRPQFSVAETIEFYGTLVSGAVDVPAVLDRVGLTAVADRHIPALSGGMVRLLGLAQATIGEPPLLTLDEPASGLDPQLRHHIADVIVDIAGDGTAVLLATHDLAAAERIADEILVLDGGSIVARGSPAHLREQADTDSLEGAFDAILERDGLVGVRASAGGETDD, encoded by the coding sequence ATGAGCGAAGATCACACCTCAGCACTCGAAGTACGCGACATCACACACGCCTACGGCGACGTATCGGTCCTCGAGGACGTTTCAGTCACGGTCGAACGTGGCTCGGTCGTCGCCTTGCTCGGGCCAAATGGGTCGGGGAAGACGACGCTGTTGTCGATCGCCACGGGACTCCGCGATCCAGATTCCGGGTCAGTTTCCCGTAGACAGGCCGCCGCCCGGACAGTCGGATACGTGCCCCAGCGACCGGCCTTTCGCCCACAGTTCAGTGTCGCCGAGACGATCGAATTCTACGGGACACTCGTCTCGGGGGCTGTCGATGTCCCGGCAGTTCTGGATCGCGTCGGATTGACGGCCGTCGCGGACCGCCACATCCCGGCCCTCTCGGGCGGGATGGTTCGCCTGCTCGGCCTCGCCCAGGCGACGATCGGGGAGCCCCCACTCCTGACGCTCGACGAACCCGCGAGCGGACTCGACCCACAACTCCGCCATCACATCGCGGATGTGATTGTCGACATCGCTGGGGATGGCACGGCAGTCCTCCTGGCGACACACGACCTGGCTGCGGCCGAGCGTATTGCCGACGAGATTCTCGTCCTCGACGGCGGTTCGATCGTCGCCCGGGGTAGTCCGGCACACTTACGCGAGCAAGCCGACACGGACTCTCTGGAAGGGGCCTTCGACGCGATCCTCGAGAGGGACGGACTGGTCGGCGTTCGCGCAAGCGCGGGCGGTGAGACAGATGACTGA
- a CDS encoding NosD domain-containing protein gives MRVVVVLAGLAVVLAGGSLAFAVHPASGVTVEPVAFSETLTTGLTGVDVRQAEDAGYEVPRVEVFFSEYQYVRGYYGVQSAVSEVTADRTTRQFGRPVGVFVTDFADAGPSVTEAGYLTVASDPAVDWSRASTAYFVVDSAARTPAGPAIVPFGNRVAARSFATEYGGEIRQWTDLRSRDDTEPAVAVENQVTDRREWASRTVDDRGDLLDRRTSIVVGEDAPTLSDAIEAAPPNTTVRLPSGTYRANLTIDKPLTIRGSGAETRIVGDGNGTVLRVRSPRTALLDLSITGGGSDNTGSPPDAGANGSWDETIRNTYGYGDAAVGLDAANRSLVAGVVIETPANGIIARDSDGVVVGNVSIEGSQTWREGFMSVLAIESRMVVQNSTFQGGRDAVYTHHADGIVVRDNRMTGMRFGVHEMFTSRSLVANNTVSETNIGIVVMTRPRSNAVLDNRVTDSGVGVSMSGSASLTTGNVLLDNQYGLDLGTQRSVYARNVLLGNEAGLRTGTIVPTNHVTANDIVDNDRYVSTGRGPVRLWSGNYWGPIPGRDRDSDGTIARPFRPSGVVDRAVGTSDGSGTLARSPAVAVLQQFQASVRGLRSANVVDDAPRSQPVRHEELTAARNATTTRAGHP, from the coding sequence ATGCGCGTCGTCGTCGTCCTTGCGGGCCTGGCGGTGGTTCTTGCCGGCGGGAGCTTGGCCTTTGCCGTCCACCCCGCATCGGGCGTCACGGTCGAGCCAGTCGCGTTCTCCGAGACCCTCACCACCGGCCTGACGGGGGTCGACGTCCGGCAAGCCGAAGACGCCGGCTACGAGGTCCCCCGCGTCGAAGTCTTCTTTTCGGAATATCAGTACGTCCGTGGCTACTATGGAGTACAGTCGGCAGTCAGCGAAGTCACGGCCGATCGTACGACGCGACAGTTTGGCCGCCCCGTGGGCGTGTTCGTGACGGATTTCGCTGACGCCGGCCCGTCTGTGACCGAGGCGGGGTATCTGACTGTCGCCTCTGATCCGGCAGTAGACTGGTCGAGGGCCTCGACAGCGTACTTTGTCGTCGATAGCGCGGCCCGGACGCCGGCCGGCCCGGCGATCGTTCCGTTTGGCAACCGCGTGGCTGCTCGATCGTTCGCTACCGAATACGGCGGCGAGATTCGCCAGTGGACGGACCTTCGGAGCCGAGACGATACCGAGCCAGCAGTCGCCGTCGAAAACCAGGTAACAGACCGACGAGAGTGGGCAAGTCGGACGGTCGATGATCGTGGTGACTTGCTCGATCGGCGGACGTCGATCGTCGTCGGCGAGGACGCTCCGACGCTGTCGGACGCCATCGAGGCAGCGCCACCGAACACGACCGTTCGACTGCCGTCCGGGACGTATCGGGCGAACCTAACGATCGACAAGCCTCTGACGATTCGTGGTTCGGGGGCTGAGACACGCATCGTCGGGGACGGAAACGGGACTGTCCTACGCGTGCGGTCTCCGCGAACGGCCCTGCTGGACCTCTCGATCACGGGTGGTGGGAGCGACAACACCGGCTCACCGCCCGATGCAGGGGCAAACGGCTCCTGGGACGAGACGATCCGGAACACGTACGGCTACGGTGACGCTGCTGTCGGTCTCGATGCAGCCAACCGCTCGCTGGTTGCTGGAGTCGTCATCGAGACGCCTGCAAACGGCATCATCGCCCGTGACAGCGACGGGGTCGTCGTGGGAAACGTCTCAATCGAGGGGAGCCAGACGTGGCGCGAGGGATTCATGAGCGTGCTCGCGATCGAGTCCCGGATGGTCGTGCAAAACAGCACGTTCCAGGGCGGGCGTGACGCTGTGTACACTCACCACGCAGACGGAATCGTCGTACGAGACAACCGAATGACTGGGATGCGTTTTGGCGTCCACGAGATGTTCACATCACGGTCGCTCGTTGCCAACAATACCGTCAGCGAGACGAACATCGGTATCGTCGTGATGACCCGGCCCCGTTCGAATGCCGTCCTCGACAATCGCGTTACCGACAGCGGTGTCGGCGTCTCGATGTCGGGGAGTGCGTCGCTGACCACCGGGAACGTCCTTCTCGACAATCAGTACGGACTGGATCTGGGTACCCAGCGATCGGTGTACGCACGGAACGTCCTCCTCGGCAACGAGGCCGGATTACGGACCGGGACGATCGTGCCGACGAACCACGTCACGGCAAACGATATTGTCGACAACGACCGCTACGTCTCGACGGGGCGCGGACCGGTGCGACTCTGGTCGGGGAACTACTGGGGGCCGATCCCGGGCCGGGATCGTGACAGTGACGGGACGATCGCACGCCCCTTCCGCCCGAGTGGGGTCGTCGATCGAGCCGTCGGAACGAGCGACGGTAGCGGGACACTTGCCCGCTCGCCGGCCGTGGCCGTCCTCCAGCAATTCCAGGCGTCGGTCCGCGGACTGCGAAGTGCCAACGTCGTCGACGACGCGCCACGCAGCCAGCCGGTTCGACACGAGGAACTGACGGCCGCCCGAAATGCAACGACCACACGAGCGGGACACCCATGA
- a CDS encoding Glu/Leu/Phe/Val dehydrogenase — MSDSVNPFESLQDQIDDASSSIEASDDVIEALKRPQRVLETNLTVEMDDGSYETFKAFRSQFDDARGPYKGGIRYHPGVSRDEVKALSGWMVYKCATVGIPLGGGKGGIVIDPAEYSEAELERITRAFATELRPLIGEDRDVPAPDVNTGQREMNWIKDTYETAENTTEPGVVTGKSLASGGSEGRVEATGRSSMLVAREAFEYLDRDIAEATVAVQGYGNAGWITADLLDDLGASVVAVSDSSGAIEAADGFDPRAVKEHKRETGSVVGYAGADSELTNEELLTLDVDILVPAALENAIDGDLAKDVSADVIVEAANGPLTPEADDILADTDTLVIPDILANAGGVTVSYFEWVQNRTRNYWSEQRVNEELEDIIVESFDDLVTAYEQENLATLRVAAYVVALRRVIEARQQASSWH, encoded by the coding sequence ATGTCAGATTCAGTCAATCCGTTCGAGAGTCTGCAAGACCAGATCGACGACGCATCGTCGTCGATCGAGGCCAGTGACGACGTGATTGAAGCGCTGAAACGGCCACAGCGAGTGCTCGAAACGAACCTCACCGTCGAGATGGACGATGGCTCTTACGAGACGTTCAAAGCGTTCCGCTCGCAGTTCGACGACGCGCGCGGGCCATACAAGGGCGGGATCCGGTACCACCCCGGCGTCTCTCGGGACGAAGTGAAGGCACTCTCGGGATGGATGGTCTACAAATGTGCCACCGTCGGGATCCCGCTCGGTGGCGGCAAGGGCGGCATCGTCATCGACCCAGCCGAGTACTCCGAGGCGGAACTGGAACGGATCACCCGCGCGTTCGCGACCGAACTCCGTCCGTTGATCGGTGAGGACCGAGACGTCCCGGCCCCCGACGTGAACACGGGCCAGCGGGAGATGAACTGGATCAAAGACACCTACGAGACCGCAGAGAACACGACCGAGCCGGGCGTCGTCACGGGCAAATCCCTCGCCAGTGGCGGCAGCGAAGGGCGCGTCGAGGCAACGGGACGGTCGTCGATGCTGGTCGCCCGCGAAGCCTTCGAGTATCTCGATCGAGACATCGCCGAGGCGACTGTCGCAGTCCAGGGGTACGGGAACGCCGGCTGGATCACGGCCGACCTCCTCGACGACCTCGGCGCGTCCGTAGTTGCCGTTTCTGACTCCTCGGGCGCAATCGAAGCTGCGGACGGGTTCGACCCGCGTGCGGTCAAAGAGCACAAACGCGAGACGGGAAGCGTCGTCGGCTATGCCGGAGCGGACAGCGAACTCACCAACGAAGAGCTACTGACGCTCGATGTCGACATCCTTGTCCCGGCTGCTCTGGAGAACGCGATCGACGGCGATCTTGCAAAAGACGTGAGTGCGGACGTGATCGTCGAGGCCGCAAACGGCCCACTGACGCCCGAGGCCGACGACATCCTCGCGGACACTGACACGCTGGTCATCCCGGATATCCTCGCCAACGCCGGTGGCGTCACAGTCTCGTACTTCGAGTGGGTGCAAAACCGCACCCGGAACTACTGGAGCGAACAGCGCGTCAACGAGGAACTGGAAGACATCATCGTCGAGTCGTTCGACGATCTCGTCACGGCATACGAGCAAGAGAACCTTGCGACGCTCCGCGTCGCGGCATACGTCGTGGCACTCCGGCGAGTCATCGAGGCACGCCAGCAAGCCAGTAGCTGGCACTGA